Proteins from a single region of Gossypium arboreum isolate Shixiya-1 chromosome 1, ASM2569848v2, whole genome shotgun sequence:
- the LOC108481548 gene encoding uncharacterized protein LOC108481548: protein MVANSLSRRVNSDLRAMLAGLSLLDDGSLLAKLQVKPMWVGQIKSKQLMDETLGTRLRQVKNGETLDFGINCEGVLCFRGRMCIPKDNDLRQSILLEAHSSFYAMHPGGNKMYRNFEKLYWWPGLKR, encoded by the coding sequence ATGGTAGCCAACTCGTTGAGTCGTAGGGTTAACTCAGACTTGAGGGCTATGCTCGCCGGTTTAAGtttgttggatgatggtagcttgttagctaaACTTCAAGTAAAACCAATGTGGGTTGGGCAAATAAAGAGTAAGCAGTTGATGGATGAGACCTTGGGTACTCGTCTTAGGCAAGTAAAGAATGGGGAGACATTGGACTTCGGGATAAACTGTGAAGGAGTGTTGTGTTTCCgtgggagaatgtgtataccTAAGGACAATGATCTAAGACAGTCTATTTTGCTGGAAGCACATAGCAGCttctatgctatgcatcctggcgggAACAAGATGTATCGGAATTTCGAgaagctttattggtggcctggacttaagcgctAG
- the LOC108481546 gene encoding uncharacterized protein LOC108481546, whose product MGDLVFLKVSLWKNVLRFRGKGKLSPRFIGPYRVVRRIGLVAYQLELPPELSQIHDVFHVSIMRLYYSDPSHVIAVEEIEVRPDLTFEEEPIQIIGRDVKVLRRKYA is encoded by the coding sequence AtgggggacttagttttccttaagGTCTCTCTGTGGAAGAATGTGTTAAGGTTTAGAGGGAAGgggaagctaagcccaaggttcattgggccatatcgggTTGTAAGGCGGATTGGGCTAGTCGCTTATCAACTGGAGTTACCTCCTGAACTGAGCCAGAtccatgacgtgtttcatgtttccataATGAGGCTGTATtactcagatccttcacatgtcatAGCGGTTGAGGAAATCGAGGTCAGGCCAGACCTAACATTCGAGGAAGAGCCCATCCAAATAATTGGTCGTGATGTTAAGGTACTGAGAAGGAAGTACGCTTAG